The Cloacibacillus sp. nucleotide sequence ATACGGTGAGGACACTCAGAGACCGGCTTATGACGCATACGGTGCTTATTCACGCCGATTTTTATAAACACCGATTTACGCTTAGTTACGCTTCGCCGCAGATGCCAAAGAAATTAACTTCCTCCTGCGACATTTCATAGGGGACGTGCCACGCCTCCGCGCTCTTTCTCACGGGAATGCCCTTGCCCGCGAGATAATCCTTCAGCGCGGGAATCGGTATCTCGTTGAAGTGGAAGAGAGTGGCGGCAAGCACCGCGTCGGCGCGGCCGCGCGTCAGCGCCTCGTAGAAGTGGAGATACTCGCCGGCGCCGCCGGAGGCAATGACGGGGATGTTCACGGAGGAGGAAATTAGCTCCGTAAGCTCAAGGTCATAGCCGGCCTTCGTGCCGTCGCGGTTCATGCTTGTAAGCAGTATCTCTCCCGCTCCTAGCTGCTCGGCCTTCACCGCCCAGCAGAAGGCGTCCATGTGACGCGGTACGCGTCCGCCGGCCGTGTAGACCTCCCAGTAGCCATCGCCCTTACGCTTCGCGTCGATCGCCACAACGACGCACTGGCTGCCGAATACCTTTGCCGCTTCGCTGATGAGCGCGGGGTTCTCCACCGCCGCCGAGTTCAGCGAGACCTTGTCGGCGCCGGCGCGCAGTATTTCGCGGATGTCGTC carries:
- the hisF gene encoding imidazole glycerol phosphate synthase subunit HisF, encoding MFAKRIIPCLDIKDGRVVKGVNFVGLRDAGDPVECAKAYEKAGADEIVFLDITATSDGRKTVVDLVRRVTAEVFIPITVGGGIRSVDDIREILRAGADKVSLNSAAVENPALISEAAKVFGSQCVVVAIDAKRKGDGYWEVYTAGGRVPRHMDAFCWAVKAEQLGAGEILLTSMNRDGTKAGYDLELTELISSSVNIPVIASGGAGEYLHFYEALTRGRADAVLAATLFHFNEIPIPALKDYLAGKGIPVRKSAEAWHVPYEMSQEEVNFFGICGEA